A DNA window from Setaria viridis chromosome 2, Setaria_viridis_v4.0, whole genome shotgun sequence contains the following coding sequences:
- the LOC117846141 gene encoding uncharacterized protein: MEALSLIDVSAEDDFLLDLATPPPAPAPPRHPDPTHAGSLVGAEAAPYLAPAAGSPAAAGRAADPNGMMEEQAAPERTESPKQRKVKTGVNLRKSLAWDSAFFTSEGVLDTEELAIVNSTFCQTQGSRLPGIVEEMRKSGDSTTSTVENETWAMESLETEVFDNVRASIQRSLGKPNKVPGGLAGSSKPPKATANVPRIAARKGVDRMPQTKIRAPVSTSQGVGGVKQRSQVNSKESAAARVNLPGSTEAKTSSKPPRALPRVAMMRSSTNTAIASATSDKRSSTGGAVNRQAAGKTANTSASVRPSGGTKSSSILKSGAFTSTTASSHGVSTDTGPEAKTRTTLSNKNRTAQRVPVRSSSKSDISKTVPSRSSGNRIAARGHTDRASPIISPSSSVDSMSSVISGASTASTVGKMSHTSESLNTLSPSLRKSNDCPPTPKLRPPIVTEGDSACGDNSKSAADLMNQGKGFKPTGLRRPTPKIGYFDAEKSIDQNIGVQVQLQPMKIQCLLPATPKSQPPIQNMNAASSTFGQQESKLNAAPRKENDSSKSEAIKTLPLNVAQMEVEPFKVAEPEACTLQTDPVVAEPEAEKSMKMQCLLPATPNSTFVEQEPEPHYETSASKSKAMPLKAAQIEVEPSKVAVPEACMHRISPVVIKPEHDKSIDQKVGAPVQLPLTEIQCSHPATPTSQASSTLCQQESKPVAAPHKEISACKSKATKAVPLKTVQMEVDPLKVAEPEACLHKTNPVVAADTPKENVPAVHQNIKANVDASSLVDLLTQKLSSISLGEATPDLAS, encoded by the exons atGGAGGCGCTCTCACTCATCGACGTCTCCGCCGAGGACGACTTCCTCCTCGACCTCGCCACTccccccccggccccggccccgccgcgtcACCCCGATCCGACACACGCAG GGTCCCTGGTGGGCGCCGAGGCGGCCCCTTATttagcccccgccgccggttctccggccgcggcgggcCGGGCTGCGGATCCGAACGGTATGATGGAGGAGCAGGCGGCCCCCGAGCGGACGGAGTCCCCTAAGCAGCGGAAGGTTAAGACTGGGGTGAACCTCCGCAAAAGCTTGGCTTGGGACAGCGCATTCTTTACCAGTGAAG GTGTTCTCGACACCGAGGAGTTGGCCATTGTAAACAGCACCTTCTGCCAGACACAGGGTTCCAGGCTGCCTGGAATTGTGGAAGAAATGAGGAAGTCTGGTGATTCGACAACCTCAACTGTGGAAAATGAAACTTGGGCAATGGAAAGCCTAGAGACTGAGGTGTTTGACAATGTCCGTGCCTCCATCCAAAGGTCTCTTGGCAAACCCAATAAAGTTCCAGGGGGGCTTGCTGGTAGCTCAAAGCCCCCAAAGGCCACAGCAAATGTGCCTCGTATTGCAG CTAGAAAAGGGGTTGATCGGATGCCTCAGACTAAG ATAAGGGCCCCTGTTTCAACGAGCCAAGGTGTTGGTGGTGTCAAACAGAGGTCCCAAGTCAACTCAAAAGAGTCTGCAGCTGCAAGAGTG AATTTGCCAGGATCTACAGAAGCAAAAACATCCTCAAAACCTCCTAGGGCTCTGCCAAGAGTTGCTATGATGAGGTCGTCAACTAACACTGCTATCGCTTCTGCTACTTCAGACAAAAGAAGCAGCACTG GGGGTGCTGTCAATAGGCAAGCAGCTGGCAAAACTGCCAATACTTCAGCTAGTGTGCGGCCTAGTGGGGGTACAAAGTCCAGTTCAATCTTGAAATCAGGTGCCTTCACATCAACTACAGCTTCTTCCCATGGTGTTTCGACGGATACTGGACCAGAAGCAAAAACAAGAACAACCCTAAGCAACAAGAATAGGACTGCTCAGAGGGTCCCTGTTCGTTCATCGTCAAAATCTGATATCAGCAAAACTGTCCCATCAAGATCATCGGGGAACAGGATTGCAGCTAGGGGTCACACTGACCGTGCATCACCAATCATTTCACCTAGCAGCTCTGTGGACAGCATGAGCTCTGTGATATCTGGGGCCTCAACAGCTTCCACAGTAGGGAAGATGAGCCATACATCTGAGAGTTTGAATACACTGTCCCCCTCCCTCAGGAAGAGCAATGACTGCCCTCCGACCCCAAAGCTTAGGCCTCCTATTGTCACAGAGGGAGATTCAGCATGTGGAGATAATTCAAAATCTGCTGCAGATCTAATGAACCAGGGAAAAGGTTTTAAGCCAACAGGGCTGCGAAGGCCAACACCCAAGATAGGATATTTTGATGCT GAAAAATCCATTGACCAAAACATAGGTGTACAGGTGCAGCTGCAACCTATGAAGATTCAGTGTCTGCTACCTGCCACACCGAAATCTCAGCCACCTATTCAGAACATGAACGCTGCATCATCTACATTCGGTCAACAGGAGTCGAAACTGAATGCAGCACCTCGTAAGGAAAATGATTCTTCCAAAAGCGAGGCAATTAAGACGTTGCCTCTTAACGTTGCACAAATGGAAGTGGAGCCTTTTAAGGTGGCTGAACCTGAAGCCTGTACACTTCAAACTGATCCAGTTGTTGCTGAACCTGAAGCT gagaaatccatgaagatGCAGTGCTTGTTACCTGCCACACCGAACTCTACCTTTGTTGAACAAGAACCAGAACCTCATTACGAGACTAGTGCTTCCAAAAGTAAGGCCATGCCTCTCAAAGCTGCACAAATTGAAGTAGAACCTTCTAAGGTAGCTGTTCCTGAAGCATGCATGCACCGGATCAGTCCAGTTGTGATCAAACCAGAACAT GACAAATCCATTGACCAAAAAGTTGGTGCACCGGTACAACTGCCCCTTACGGAGATACAGTGTTCACACCCTGCCACACCCACCTCTCAGGCATCTTCTACCCTTTGTCAACAGGAATCAAAACCTGTAGCAGCACCTCATAAGGAGATCAGTGCTTGCAAGAGCAAGGCGACAAAGGCAGTACCCCTCAAAACTGTACAAATGGAAGTAGATCCTCTTAAGGTCGCCGAACCTGAAGCGTGCCTTCACAAGACAAATCCGGTGGTGGCTGCAGACACTCCAAAGGAGAACGTTCCGGCTGTGCACCAGAATATCAAGGCTAATGTTGATGCGAGCTCATTAGTTGATCTGTTGACCCAGAAGCTGTCCTCCATTTCCCTTGGGGAGGCCACCCCTGACCTGGCCTCTTGA
- the LOC117844399 gene encoding arogenate dehydratase/prephenate dehydratase 6, chloroplastic, protein MDDGDYCSEAQPPGSVVPAARTTPGAAKLPVKGPLLSTDLPLDTERSNVRVTYQGSPGTVIEAMVLKAFPICIAVPHKRSEGALEVAVESSLADKAVLTIENSSIGSFHQSYDLLLSHNLQIVQEVQMDVQLCLLALPGVQKDDIQTIFSHPQDLAQCEYSLCNLGVSKKNVDHGAAGAEIISKQNLRDAGVIGNARVAELYGLNILECNFQDALPNVTRYLVLARTANIPKEHGQYKTSIVFGLEEGPGTLYKALVAFWKRDLNLTKIESRPNRGKPMRTLGTEN, encoded by the exons ATGGACGACGGCGATTATTGCAGCGAGGCGCAGCCGCCGGGTTCTGTCGTGCCGGCTGCCAGGACCACGCCCGGCGCCGCGAAGCTTCCGGTCAAGG GGCCATTGCTTTCAACTGATCTGCCGTTGGATACTGAAAGGTCTAATGTCCGTGTGACATATCAG GGCTCACCGGGTACAGTCATTGAGGCAATGGTGCTTAAAGCCTTCCCAATTTGTATAGCAGTTCCCCACAAAAGGTCTGAAGGTGCACTCGAGGTT GCTGTTGAGTCTTCACTTGCCGATAAAGCTGTTCTTACTATAGAAAATTCATCTATTGGAAGCTTTCATCAGAGCTATGACTTGCTTCTTAGTCACAATTTGCAAATCGTGCAAGAAGTACAAATGGATGTACAGCTATGTCTCCTGGCTTTACCTGGAGTGCAGAAGGACGATATACAGACAATTTTCAGCCACCCACAG GATCTTGCTCAATGCGAATATTCACTTTGTAATTTAGGtgtttcaaagaaaaatgtAGATCATGGAGCTGCTGGTGCTGAG ATTATATCCAAGCAAAATTTGAGGGATGCTGGAGTTATAGGCAATGCTCGTGTGGCGGAATTGTATGGACTTAACATACTGGAGTGCAACTTTCAG GACGCTTTGCCTAACGTCACAAGATACCTGGTATTGGCCAGAACTGCTAACATTCCCAAAGAACATGGCCAATATAAG ACAAGCATTGTTTTCGGTCTTGAAGAAGGCCCTGGGACACTTTACAAGGCTTTAGTGGCATTTTGGAAGAGAGATTTAAATTTGACAAAG ATTGAGAGCAGACCAAACAGGGGTAAACCAATGAGGACTCTGGGAACTGAAAA CTAA